A part of Brassica rapa cultivar Chiifu-401-42 chromosome A05, CAAS_Brap_v3.01, whole genome shotgun sequence genomic DNA contains:
- the LOC103866932 gene encoding uncharacterized protein LOC103866932 isoform X1: MEKEIYTRHLSREGTGCVWLFMNMFDLRHGGSNHKLLLDRKRGSKRITGTETKVEKQLTCDCDCEKSVKKLIEEEIDEKTHQKCDTTECRGRTKARNKKMRSRTCSKTNEDINALITGDDDHAEKKPDDQCPRTSQSDADSINNDDSEEKFSELIKRLIAQKESEVESCKSLVDDDAKEEGSSFLNIATSPVSEDSSNESRTQTIVVLKPEPSCFDLVSSPGRHATRNKSKKERFGSRFTLSRIRRRLTSPKNPCNAQHESDQDPDALSSSNMSQNSCLEEEIDTSSRRHDVSDGEVLPEANNDEGSKKSMCGIYIAAKKHLSEMLAEGGIDVDPDDKEVPRILGKILALPQFSTPENSPRISTMAHDVVEHQITEKPNIQESSSEDYSGTLGLDSNKHEETASTAGLDEDKFETHDENENTQPLDKETYEEKHSPCSPPSSSVKMSECQDNATDVPGKSSPVSVLEPFFTDDDTSPSTSRFSSVEMRLKPLCIRFEEPDSPRPEKDNNAKTGMDDKELALAYIQEVVTSSELNWEELLARSFYSEQVLEQALMDDIDFCSTTFCNDKKLLFDCINEVLMEFCRHGPWISLSKPAVRFCGPDMENAVEVVQEEVYWHLLPLPSPHTLDQIVRKDLARTGCWMDLRFDIGCIGYEAGELILEELLEEIISSFTDLFQ; encoded by the exons atggagAAAGAGATTTATACAAGACATCTATCAAGAGAAGGGACAGGATGTGTTTGGTTGTTTATGAACATGTTTGATCTCAGGCATGGTGGATCTAACCATAAGCTTTTGCTGGATAGGAAACGTGGAAGCAAACGTATCACAG GTACTGAGACTAAGGTAGAGAAGCAGCTTACCTGTGACTGTGACTGTGAG AAGAGTGTTAAGAAACTCATTGAAGAGGAGATTGATGAGAAGACTCACCAAAAGTGTGATACTACTGAATGCAGAGGAAGGACAAAGGCAAGAAACAAGAAGATGAGAAGTAGAACCTGCAGCAAAACCAATGAGGACATCAATGCTTTGATCACTGGTGATGATGATCATGCAGAGAAGAAACCAGATGACCAGTGTCCAAGAACTTCTCAGAGCGATGCTGATTCAATAAATAATGATGATTCCGAAGAGAAGTTCAGTGAGTTGATAAAGCGTTTGATAGCTCAGAAGGAAAGCGAGGTAGAGAGCTGCAAGAGCCTTGTGGATGATGATGCTAAAGAAGAAGGATCATCATTCCTAAACATTGCTACTTCACCAGTTTCTGAAGATTCTTCAAATGAAAGCAGAACACAAACAATTGTAGTATTGAAGCCTGAGCCAAGTTGTTTTGATCTTGTTTCATCACCTGGAAGACATGCTACAAGAAACAAGTCCAAGAAAGAAAGATTCGGTTCTCGCTTCACTCTCAGTAGAATCAGAAGAAGGCTAACATCTCCGAAGAATCCATGCAATGCTCAACATGAATCTGATCAAGATCCAGATGCATTGTCATCATCCAACATGAGTCAAAACTCTTGTTTGGAAGAGGAGATAGATACTAGTTCCAGGCGACATGATGTTTCAGATGGAGAAGTATTGCCTGAAGCTAATAATGATGAAGGTTCAAAGAAGAGTATGTGTGGGATATACATTGCAGCCAAGAAACACCTCTCTGAGATGCTAGCGGAAGGAGGCATAGATGTTGATCCAGATGATAAGGAAGTGCCAAGAATCCTAGGGAAGATTCTTGCTCTCCCTCAGTTCTCCACACCAGAAAACAGTCCAAGAATTTCGACAATGGCTCATGATGTTGTTGAACATCAGATAACCGAGAAACCGAATATTCAAGAAAGCAGTTCAGAAGATTACTCTGGGACACTTGGGTTGGACTCAAACAAACATGAAGAAACAGCTTCTACAG CAGGTCTTGATGAAGACAAGTTTGAAACTCATGATGAAAATGAGAATACACAACCCTTGGACAAG GAAACATATGAAGAGAAACATTCACCTTGTTCACCACCAAGTTCTTCAGTAAAAATGTCTGAGTGCCAAGACAATGCCACTGATGTGCCAGGAAAATCAAGTCCTGTGTCTGTTCTTGAGCCTTTCTTTACAGATGATGACACAAGTCCAAGCACCTCAAGGTTCTCTTCAG TTGAAATGAGGTTGAAACCTCTGTGCATAAGATTCGAAGAACCTGACTCTCCAAGACCTGAGAAAGACAACAATGCCAAAACTGGAATGGATGATAAAGAACTGGCACTTGCATACATTCAAGAAGTGGTGACATCCTCAGAGTTAAACTGGGAAGAGCTTTTAGCCAGATCTTTTTACTCAGAGCAGGTTCTTGAGCAGGCTCTAATGGATGACATAGACTTCTGCTCCACAACCTTCTGCAACGATAAGAAACTCCTCTTTGACTGCATCAATGAAGTTCTTATGGAGTTTTGTAGGCATGGTCCTTGGATCTCATTATCCAAACCTGCAGTCCGGTTTTGTGGTCCAGACATGGAGAATGCTGTTGAAGTGGTGCAAGAAGAGGTTTACTGGCATCTCTTACCTTTGCCTTCTCCTCACACTTTGGACCAGATAGTGCGCAAAGATCTGGCTAGGACTGGATGCTGGATGGACCTCAGATTCGATATCGGCTGCATCGGTTATGAAGCAGGTGAATTAATCCTTGAAGAACTATTGGAGGAGATTATCAGCAGCTTCACAGACTTGTTCCAGTAA
- the LOC103866932 gene encoding uncharacterized protein LOC103866932 isoform X2, whose translation MEKEIYTRHLSREGTGCVWLFMNMFDLRHGGSNHKLLLDRKRGSKRITGTETKVEKQLTCDCDCEKSVKKLIEEEIDEKTHQKCDTTECRGRTKARNKKMRSRTCSKTNEDINALITGDDDHAEKKPDDQCPRTSQSDADSINNDDSEEKFSELIKRLIAQKESEVESCKSLVDDDAKEEGSSFLNIATSPVSEDSSNESRTQTIVVLKPEPSCFDLVSSPGRHATRNKSKKERFGSRFTLSRIRRRLTSPKNPCNAQHESDQDPDALSSSNMSQNSCLEEEIDTSSRRHDVSDGEVLPEANNDEGSKKSMCGIYIAAKKHLSEMLAEGGIDVDPDDKEVPRILGKILALPQFSTPENSPRISTMAHDVVEHQITEKPNIQESSSEDYSGTLGLDSNKHEETASTGLDEDKFETHDENENTQPLDKETYEEKHSPCSPPSSSVKMSECQDNATDVPGKSSPVSVLEPFFTDDDTSPSTSRFSSVEMRLKPLCIRFEEPDSPRPEKDNNAKTGMDDKELALAYIQEVVTSSELNWEELLARSFYSEQVLEQALMDDIDFCSTTFCNDKKLLFDCINEVLMEFCRHGPWISLSKPAVRFCGPDMENAVEVVQEEVYWHLLPLPSPHTLDQIVRKDLARTGCWMDLRFDIGCIGYEAGELILEELLEEIISSFTDLFQ comes from the exons atggagAAAGAGATTTATACAAGACATCTATCAAGAGAAGGGACAGGATGTGTTTGGTTGTTTATGAACATGTTTGATCTCAGGCATGGTGGATCTAACCATAAGCTTTTGCTGGATAGGAAACGTGGAAGCAAACGTATCACAG GTACTGAGACTAAGGTAGAGAAGCAGCTTACCTGTGACTGTGACTGTGAG AAGAGTGTTAAGAAACTCATTGAAGAGGAGATTGATGAGAAGACTCACCAAAAGTGTGATACTACTGAATGCAGAGGAAGGACAAAGGCAAGAAACAAGAAGATGAGAAGTAGAACCTGCAGCAAAACCAATGAGGACATCAATGCTTTGATCACTGGTGATGATGATCATGCAGAGAAGAAACCAGATGACCAGTGTCCAAGAACTTCTCAGAGCGATGCTGATTCAATAAATAATGATGATTCCGAAGAGAAGTTCAGTGAGTTGATAAAGCGTTTGATAGCTCAGAAGGAAAGCGAGGTAGAGAGCTGCAAGAGCCTTGTGGATGATGATGCTAAAGAAGAAGGATCATCATTCCTAAACATTGCTACTTCACCAGTTTCTGAAGATTCTTCAAATGAAAGCAGAACACAAACAATTGTAGTATTGAAGCCTGAGCCAAGTTGTTTTGATCTTGTTTCATCACCTGGAAGACATGCTACAAGAAACAAGTCCAAGAAAGAAAGATTCGGTTCTCGCTTCACTCTCAGTAGAATCAGAAGAAGGCTAACATCTCCGAAGAATCCATGCAATGCTCAACATGAATCTGATCAAGATCCAGATGCATTGTCATCATCCAACATGAGTCAAAACTCTTGTTTGGAAGAGGAGATAGATACTAGTTCCAGGCGACATGATGTTTCAGATGGAGAAGTATTGCCTGAAGCTAATAATGATGAAGGTTCAAAGAAGAGTATGTGTGGGATATACATTGCAGCCAAGAAACACCTCTCTGAGATGCTAGCGGAAGGAGGCATAGATGTTGATCCAGATGATAAGGAAGTGCCAAGAATCCTAGGGAAGATTCTTGCTCTCCCTCAGTTCTCCACACCAGAAAACAGTCCAAGAATTTCGACAATGGCTCATGATGTTGTTGAACATCAGATAACCGAGAAACCGAATATTCAAGAAAGCAGTTCAGAAGATTACTCTGGGACACTTGGGTTGGACTCAAACAAACATGAAGAAACAGCTTCTACAG GTCTTGATGAAGACAAGTTTGAAACTCATGATGAAAATGAGAATACACAACCCTTGGACAAG GAAACATATGAAGAGAAACATTCACCTTGTTCACCACCAAGTTCTTCAGTAAAAATGTCTGAGTGCCAAGACAATGCCACTGATGTGCCAGGAAAATCAAGTCCTGTGTCTGTTCTTGAGCCTTTCTTTACAGATGATGACACAAGTCCAAGCACCTCAAGGTTCTCTTCAG TTGAAATGAGGTTGAAACCTCTGTGCATAAGATTCGAAGAACCTGACTCTCCAAGACCTGAGAAAGACAACAATGCCAAAACTGGAATGGATGATAAAGAACTGGCACTTGCATACATTCAAGAAGTGGTGACATCCTCAGAGTTAAACTGGGAAGAGCTTTTAGCCAGATCTTTTTACTCAGAGCAGGTTCTTGAGCAGGCTCTAATGGATGACATAGACTTCTGCTCCACAACCTTCTGCAACGATAAGAAACTCCTCTTTGACTGCATCAATGAAGTTCTTATGGAGTTTTGTAGGCATGGTCCTTGGATCTCATTATCCAAACCTGCAGTCCGGTTTTGTGGTCCAGACATGGAGAATGCTGTTGAAGTGGTGCAAGAAGAGGTTTACTGGCATCTCTTACCTTTGCCTTCTCCTCACACTTTGGACCAGATAGTGCGCAAAGATCTGGCTAGGACTGGATGCTGGATGGACCTCAGATTCGATATCGGCTGCATCGGTTATGAAGCAGGTGAATTAATCCTTGAAGAACTATTGGAGGAGATTATCAGCAGCTTCACAGACTTGTTCCAGTAA
- the LOC103866932 gene encoding uncharacterized protein LOC103866932 isoform X4, whose amino-acid sequence MEKEIYTRHLSREGTGCVWLFMNMFDLRHGGSNHKLLLDRKRGSKRITGTETKSVKKLIEEEIDEKTHQKCDTTECRGRTKARNKKMRSRTCSKTNEDINALITGDDDHAEKKPDDQCPRTSQSDADSINNDDSEEKFSELIKRLIAQKESEVESCKSLVDDDAKEEGSSFLNIATSPVSEDSSNESRTQTIVVLKPEPSCFDLVSSPGRHATRNKSKKERFGSRFTLSRIRRRLTSPKNPCNAQHESDQDPDALSSSNMSQNSCLEEEIDTSSRRHDVSDGEVLPEANNDEGSKKSMCGIYIAAKKHLSEMLAEGGIDVDPDDKEVPRILGKILALPQFSTPENSPRISTMAHDVVEHQITEKPNIQESSSEDYSGTLGLDSNKHEETASTAGLDEDKFETHDENENTQPLDKETYEEKHSPCSPPSSSVKMSECQDNATDVPGKSSPVSVLEPFFTDDDTSPSTSRFSSVEMRLKPLCIRFEEPDSPRPEKDNNAKTGMDDKELALAYIQEVVTSSELNWEELLARSFYSEQVLEQALMDDIDFCSTTFCNDKKLLFDCINEVLMEFCRHGPWISLSKPAVRFCGPDMENAVEVVQEEVYWHLLPLPSPHTLDQIVRKDLARTGCWMDLRFDIGCIGYEAGELILEELLEEIISSFTDLFQ is encoded by the exons atggagAAAGAGATTTATACAAGACATCTATCAAGAGAAGGGACAGGATGTGTTTGGTTGTTTATGAACATGTTTGATCTCAGGCATGGTGGATCTAACCATAAGCTTTTGCTGGATAGGAAACGTGGAAGCAAACGTATCACAG GTACTGAGACTAAG AGTGTTAAGAAACTCATTGAAGAGGAGATTGATGAGAAGACTCACCAAAAGTGTGATACTACTGAATGCAGAGGAAGGACAAAGGCAAGAAACAAGAAGATGAGAAGTAGAACCTGCAGCAAAACCAATGAGGACATCAATGCTTTGATCACTGGTGATGATGATCATGCAGAGAAGAAACCAGATGACCAGTGTCCAAGAACTTCTCAGAGCGATGCTGATTCAATAAATAATGATGATTCCGAAGAGAAGTTCAGTGAGTTGATAAAGCGTTTGATAGCTCAGAAGGAAAGCGAGGTAGAGAGCTGCAAGAGCCTTGTGGATGATGATGCTAAAGAAGAAGGATCATCATTCCTAAACATTGCTACTTCACCAGTTTCTGAAGATTCTTCAAATGAAAGCAGAACACAAACAATTGTAGTATTGAAGCCTGAGCCAAGTTGTTTTGATCTTGTTTCATCACCTGGAAGACATGCTACAAGAAACAAGTCCAAGAAAGAAAGATTCGGTTCTCGCTTCACTCTCAGTAGAATCAGAAGAAGGCTAACATCTCCGAAGAATCCATGCAATGCTCAACATGAATCTGATCAAGATCCAGATGCATTGTCATCATCCAACATGAGTCAAAACTCTTGTTTGGAAGAGGAGATAGATACTAGTTCCAGGCGACATGATGTTTCAGATGGAGAAGTATTGCCTGAAGCTAATAATGATGAAGGTTCAAAGAAGAGTATGTGTGGGATATACATTGCAGCCAAGAAACACCTCTCTGAGATGCTAGCGGAAGGAGGCATAGATGTTGATCCAGATGATAAGGAAGTGCCAAGAATCCTAGGGAAGATTCTTGCTCTCCCTCAGTTCTCCACACCAGAAAACAGTCCAAGAATTTCGACAATGGCTCATGATGTTGTTGAACATCAGATAACCGAGAAACCGAATATTCAAGAAAGCAGTTCAGAAGATTACTCTGGGACACTTGGGTTGGACTCAAACAAACATGAAGAAACAGCTTCTACAG CAGGTCTTGATGAAGACAAGTTTGAAACTCATGATGAAAATGAGAATACACAACCCTTGGACAAG GAAACATATGAAGAGAAACATTCACCTTGTTCACCACCAAGTTCTTCAGTAAAAATGTCTGAGTGCCAAGACAATGCCACTGATGTGCCAGGAAAATCAAGTCCTGTGTCTGTTCTTGAGCCTTTCTTTACAGATGATGACACAAGTCCAAGCACCTCAAGGTTCTCTTCAG TTGAAATGAGGTTGAAACCTCTGTGCATAAGATTCGAAGAACCTGACTCTCCAAGACCTGAGAAAGACAACAATGCCAAAACTGGAATGGATGATAAAGAACTGGCACTTGCATACATTCAAGAAGTGGTGACATCCTCAGAGTTAAACTGGGAAGAGCTTTTAGCCAGATCTTTTTACTCAGAGCAGGTTCTTGAGCAGGCTCTAATGGATGACATAGACTTCTGCTCCACAACCTTCTGCAACGATAAGAAACTCCTCTTTGACTGCATCAATGAAGTTCTTATGGAGTTTTGTAGGCATGGTCCTTGGATCTCATTATCCAAACCTGCAGTCCGGTTTTGTGGTCCAGACATGGAGAATGCTGTTGAAGTGGTGCAAGAAGAGGTTTACTGGCATCTCTTACCTTTGCCTTCTCCTCACACTTTGGACCAGATAGTGCGCAAAGATCTGGCTAGGACTGGATGCTGGATGGACCTCAGATTCGATATCGGCTGCATCGGTTATGAAGCAGGTGAATTAATCCTTGAAGAACTATTGGAGGAGATTATCAGCAGCTTCACAGACTTGTTCCAGTAA
- the LOC103866932 gene encoding uncharacterized protein LOC103866932 isoform X3, giving the protein MEKEIYTRHLSREGTGCVWLFMNMFDLRHGGSNHKLLLDRKRGSKRITGTETKVEKQLTCDCDCESVKKLIEEEIDEKTHQKCDTTECRGRTKARNKKMRSRTCSKTNEDINALITGDDDHAEKKPDDQCPRTSQSDADSINNDDSEEKFSELIKRLIAQKESEVESCKSLVDDDAKEEGSSFLNIATSPVSEDSSNESRTQTIVVLKPEPSCFDLVSSPGRHATRNKSKKERFGSRFTLSRIRRRLTSPKNPCNAQHESDQDPDALSSSNMSQNSCLEEEIDTSSRRHDVSDGEVLPEANNDEGSKKSMCGIYIAAKKHLSEMLAEGGIDVDPDDKEVPRILGKILALPQFSTPENSPRISTMAHDVVEHQITEKPNIQESSSEDYSGTLGLDSNKHEETASTAGLDEDKFETHDENENTQPLDKETYEEKHSPCSPPSSSVKMSECQDNATDVPGKSSPVSVLEPFFTDDDTSPSTSRFSSVEMRLKPLCIRFEEPDSPRPEKDNNAKTGMDDKELALAYIQEVVTSSELNWEELLARSFYSEQVLEQALMDDIDFCSTTFCNDKKLLFDCINEVLMEFCRHGPWISLSKPAVRFCGPDMENAVEVVQEEVYWHLLPLPSPHTLDQIVRKDLARTGCWMDLRFDIGCIGYEAGELILEELLEEIISSFTDLFQ; this is encoded by the exons atggagAAAGAGATTTATACAAGACATCTATCAAGAGAAGGGACAGGATGTGTTTGGTTGTTTATGAACATGTTTGATCTCAGGCATGGTGGATCTAACCATAAGCTTTTGCTGGATAGGAAACGTGGAAGCAAACGTATCACAG GTACTGAGACTAAGGTAGAGAAGCAGCTTACCTGTGACTGTGACTGTGAG AGTGTTAAGAAACTCATTGAAGAGGAGATTGATGAGAAGACTCACCAAAAGTGTGATACTACTGAATGCAGAGGAAGGACAAAGGCAAGAAACAAGAAGATGAGAAGTAGAACCTGCAGCAAAACCAATGAGGACATCAATGCTTTGATCACTGGTGATGATGATCATGCAGAGAAGAAACCAGATGACCAGTGTCCAAGAACTTCTCAGAGCGATGCTGATTCAATAAATAATGATGATTCCGAAGAGAAGTTCAGTGAGTTGATAAAGCGTTTGATAGCTCAGAAGGAAAGCGAGGTAGAGAGCTGCAAGAGCCTTGTGGATGATGATGCTAAAGAAGAAGGATCATCATTCCTAAACATTGCTACTTCACCAGTTTCTGAAGATTCTTCAAATGAAAGCAGAACACAAACAATTGTAGTATTGAAGCCTGAGCCAAGTTGTTTTGATCTTGTTTCATCACCTGGAAGACATGCTACAAGAAACAAGTCCAAGAAAGAAAGATTCGGTTCTCGCTTCACTCTCAGTAGAATCAGAAGAAGGCTAACATCTCCGAAGAATCCATGCAATGCTCAACATGAATCTGATCAAGATCCAGATGCATTGTCATCATCCAACATGAGTCAAAACTCTTGTTTGGAAGAGGAGATAGATACTAGTTCCAGGCGACATGATGTTTCAGATGGAGAAGTATTGCCTGAAGCTAATAATGATGAAGGTTCAAAGAAGAGTATGTGTGGGATATACATTGCAGCCAAGAAACACCTCTCTGAGATGCTAGCGGAAGGAGGCATAGATGTTGATCCAGATGATAAGGAAGTGCCAAGAATCCTAGGGAAGATTCTTGCTCTCCCTCAGTTCTCCACACCAGAAAACAGTCCAAGAATTTCGACAATGGCTCATGATGTTGTTGAACATCAGATAACCGAGAAACCGAATATTCAAGAAAGCAGTTCAGAAGATTACTCTGGGACACTTGGGTTGGACTCAAACAAACATGAAGAAACAGCTTCTACAG CAGGTCTTGATGAAGACAAGTTTGAAACTCATGATGAAAATGAGAATACACAACCCTTGGACAAG GAAACATATGAAGAGAAACATTCACCTTGTTCACCACCAAGTTCTTCAGTAAAAATGTCTGAGTGCCAAGACAATGCCACTGATGTGCCAGGAAAATCAAGTCCTGTGTCTGTTCTTGAGCCTTTCTTTACAGATGATGACACAAGTCCAAGCACCTCAAGGTTCTCTTCAG TTGAAATGAGGTTGAAACCTCTGTGCATAAGATTCGAAGAACCTGACTCTCCAAGACCTGAGAAAGACAACAATGCCAAAACTGGAATGGATGATAAAGAACTGGCACTTGCATACATTCAAGAAGTGGTGACATCCTCAGAGTTAAACTGGGAAGAGCTTTTAGCCAGATCTTTTTACTCAGAGCAGGTTCTTGAGCAGGCTCTAATGGATGACATAGACTTCTGCTCCACAACCTTCTGCAACGATAAGAAACTCCTCTTTGACTGCATCAATGAAGTTCTTATGGAGTTTTGTAGGCATGGTCCTTGGATCTCATTATCCAAACCTGCAGTCCGGTTTTGTGGTCCAGACATGGAGAATGCTGTTGAAGTGGTGCAAGAAGAGGTTTACTGGCATCTCTTACCTTTGCCTTCTCCTCACACTTTGGACCAGATAGTGCGCAAAGATCTGGCTAGGACTGGATGCTGGATGGACCTCAGATTCGATATCGGCTGCATCGGTTATGAAGCAGGTGAATTAATCCTTGAAGAACTATTGGAGGAGATTATCAGCAGCTTCACAGACTTGTTCCAGTAA
- the LOC103866932 gene encoding uncharacterized protein LOC103866932 isoform X5, whose translation MVDLTISFCWIGNVEANVSQSVKKLIEEEIDEKTHQKCDTTECRGRTKARNKKMRSRTCSKTNEDINALITGDDDHAEKKPDDQCPRTSQSDADSINNDDSEEKFSELIKRLIAQKESEVESCKSLVDDDAKEEGSSFLNIATSPVSEDSSNESRTQTIVVLKPEPSCFDLVSSPGRHATRNKSKKERFGSRFTLSRIRRRLTSPKNPCNAQHESDQDPDALSSSNMSQNSCLEEEIDTSSRRHDVSDGEVLPEANNDEGSKKSMCGIYIAAKKHLSEMLAEGGIDVDPDDKEVPRILGKILALPQFSTPENSPRISTMAHDVVEHQITEKPNIQESSSEDYSGTLGLDSNKHEETASTAGLDEDKFETHDENENTQPLDKETYEEKHSPCSPPSSSVKMSECQDNATDVPGKSSPVSVLEPFFTDDDTSPSTSRFSSVEMRLKPLCIRFEEPDSPRPEKDNNAKTGMDDKELALAYIQEVVTSSELNWEELLARSFYSEQVLEQALMDDIDFCSTTFCNDKKLLFDCINEVLMEFCRHGPWISLSKPAVRFCGPDMENAVEVVQEEVYWHLLPLPSPHTLDQIVRKDLARTGCWMDLRFDIGCIGYEAGELILEELLEEIISSFTDLFQ comes from the exons ATGGTGGATCTAACCATAAGCTTTTGCTGGATAGGAAACGTGGAAGCAAACGTATCACAG AGTGTTAAGAAACTCATTGAAGAGGAGATTGATGAGAAGACTCACCAAAAGTGTGATACTACTGAATGCAGAGGAAGGACAAAGGCAAGAAACAAGAAGATGAGAAGTAGAACCTGCAGCAAAACCAATGAGGACATCAATGCTTTGATCACTGGTGATGATGATCATGCAGAGAAGAAACCAGATGACCAGTGTCCAAGAACTTCTCAGAGCGATGCTGATTCAATAAATAATGATGATTCCGAAGAGAAGTTCAGTGAGTTGATAAAGCGTTTGATAGCTCAGAAGGAAAGCGAGGTAGAGAGCTGCAAGAGCCTTGTGGATGATGATGCTAAAGAAGAAGGATCATCATTCCTAAACATTGCTACTTCACCAGTTTCTGAAGATTCTTCAAATGAAAGCAGAACACAAACAATTGTAGTATTGAAGCCTGAGCCAAGTTGTTTTGATCTTGTTTCATCACCTGGAAGACATGCTACAAGAAACAAGTCCAAGAAAGAAAGATTCGGTTCTCGCTTCACTCTCAGTAGAATCAGAAGAAGGCTAACATCTCCGAAGAATCCATGCAATGCTCAACATGAATCTGATCAAGATCCAGATGCATTGTCATCATCCAACATGAGTCAAAACTCTTGTTTGGAAGAGGAGATAGATACTAGTTCCAGGCGACATGATGTTTCAGATGGAGAAGTATTGCCTGAAGCTAATAATGATGAAGGTTCAAAGAAGAGTATGTGTGGGATATACATTGCAGCCAAGAAACACCTCTCTGAGATGCTAGCGGAAGGAGGCATAGATGTTGATCCAGATGATAAGGAAGTGCCAAGAATCCTAGGGAAGATTCTTGCTCTCCCTCAGTTCTCCACACCAGAAAACAGTCCAAGAATTTCGACAATGGCTCATGATGTTGTTGAACATCAGATAACCGAGAAACCGAATATTCAAGAAAGCAGTTCAGAAGATTACTCTGGGACACTTGGGTTGGACTCAAACAAACATGAAGAAACAGCTTCTACAG CAGGTCTTGATGAAGACAAGTTTGAAACTCATGATGAAAATGAGAATACACAACCCTTGGACAAG GAAACATATGAAGAGAAACATTCACCTTGTTCACCACCAAGTTCTTCAGTAAAAATGTCTGAGTGCCAAGACAATGCCACTGATGTGCCAGGAAAATCAAGTCCTGTGTCTGTTCTTGAGCCTTTCTTTACAGATGATGACACAAGTCCAAGCACCTCAAGGTTCTCTTCAG TTGAAATGAGGTTGAAACCTCTGTGCATAAGATTCGAAGAACCTGACTCTCCAAGACCTGAGAAAGACAACAATGCCAAAACTGGAATGGATGATAAAGAACTGGCACTTGCATACATTCAAGAAGTGGTGACATCCTCAGAGTTAAACTGGGAAGAGCTTTTAGCCAGATCTTTTTACTCAGAGCAGGTTCTTGAGCAGGCTCTAATGGATGACATAGACTTCTGCTCCACAACCTTCTGCAACGATAAGAAACTCCTCTTTGACTGCATCAATGAAGTTCTTATGGAGTTTTGTAGGCATGGTCCTTGGATCTCATTATCCAAACCTGCAGTCCGGTTTTGTGGTCCAGACATGGAGAATGCTGTTGAAGTGGTGCAAGAAGAGGTTTACTGGCATCTCTTACCTTTGCCTTCTCCTCACACTTTGGACCAGATAGTGCGCAAAGATCTGGCTAGGACTGGATGCTGGATGGACCTCAGATTCGATATCGGCTGCATCGGTTATGAAGCAGGTGAATTAATCCTTGAAGAACTATTGGAGGAGATTATCAGCAGCTTCACAGACTTGTTCCAGTAA